A window of Helicobacter pylori genomic DNA:
GCGTTTGGATTGGTAGAGAATCTCTCCATCGTATTCTAACCCTACCCATTTGAAAGCCTCTATAATGGCGTTAGCCGCTTCTATGGAGTTGCGACTCAAATCCGTGTCTTCAATGCGTAGAAAAAATTTCCCTTGATTAGCTCGTGCAAAAAGATAATTAAAAATGGCTGTTCTTAAGCCCCCTATGTGGAGGTAGCCAGTGGGCGATGGAGCGAAGCGCGTAACAATCAAACTCATTATTCTAACCTTAATCATAAAATGCTCTTATTGTATTCAAAAATGGCTTAAAAATTGTTTCACCCGCTTTTCTATTGAAATTAGTGTATGATTGAGATTATTTTTAATTAGGATAACCATGCAAAAAATCGTATTCTCTTCGGGCAAATGCCTTCAAACGCTCTTACTATTGAAGAAATCGCTCGCTTAATCAATGTTTCTCATAGCAGCGTGCATAACTGGATCAAAACCAATCTTTTAGAAAAACTAGAGATTGATCGTAAAATTTATGTCAAAACAAGCTCTTTTTTAGATTTTTGTCATAATCATTTAGGAAAAAATAAGCTTAACAAATACGCTAACAAATCCTTAAAAGGCACGCATAACCACCAAGAATTGATTTTAAAATACCTAGAAATATTAGAAAATAGCTCTGATTTGGAAAATTTGGGTTCTTATTATGAAGAAGAGCTTTCTAATACCACCAGAAATTTAGAAGGCATTTACTACACTCCTAATAAGATCATAGAGCAACTATTCACTCTCCCTAAAGATTTTGATACCTCTCAAGCGGCTTTTTGCGATCCGGCTGTGGGGAGCGGGAATTTCGTCATGCATGCTTTAAAACTGGGTTTTAAGGTTGAAAATATCTATGGCTATGATACAGACGCTTTTGCTGTCGCTTTGACTAAAAAGCGCATTAAAGAGCGTTATGATTTAGATTGCCCTAATATTGTGCAAAAAGATTTTTTGAGTTTGAAACACACCCCACAATTTGATTGCATTTTCACTAACCCGCCATGGGGTAAGAAATACCATCAAAACCAAAAAGAAAATTTCAAACAGCGTTTTAACCTTTCTCAAAGCCTGGATAGCGCGTCGCTCTTTTTTATGGCGAGTTTGGATTGTTTGAAAGAAAACGCTCATTTAGGGCTATTATTACCGGAAAGTTGTTTGAATATTGATGTGTTTAAAAAAATGCGAGAAATGGCTCTAAAGTTTCAAATTAGAAGCCTGATTGATTTTAACAAACCCTTTAAATCTCTAATGACTAAAGCTGTGGGTTTAGCGCTTAAAAAAACCCCTAATAAAAATCAAAAAATCTCATGCGTTTATCAAAATAAATCATTCAAACGCTCGCCCTCTTCTTTTTTAAACAACCCTAAAAAGATTTTTAATATCCATTGCTCTAGCAAAGAAAATAAGATTTTAGACCACCTTTTTTCCATTCCCTATATCACCTTAAAAAATAACGCTCATTTTGCTTTAGGGATTGTTACGGGCAACAATAAAGAAAGATTGCACTCCAAACAAGAAAAAAATACCATTCCTATTTTTAGAGGTTCAGATATTTTAAAAGACAGATTAAAAGCCCCTAGCCAATTCATTGACGCTGATTTAAAAAATTGCCAGCAAGTCGCTCCCTTAAGTCTTTATCAAGCTAAAGAAAAAATCGTGTATAAATTCATTTCTTCAAAGCTTGTCTGTTTTTATGACAACAAGCAACGCCTTTTTTTAAACAGCACAAACATGTTTGTTTTAAAAGAAAATTTCCCTATCAATGCCCATGCGTTAAAAGAATTATTAAACAGCGATTTAATGCAATTTATTTTTGAATCGCTTTTTAAAACGCATAAAATTTTAAGAAAAGATTTAGAATGCTTGCCCTTATTTGCACAATTTATTAACGATAATTTTGATGAAAAATTTTATTTAAAAAATTTAGGGATAGAAAAAAAAGACTCTAAACATTTCACCATCAGGAAAAACCATGCACATCGCTTGTCTTTTGGCGTTAGGGGATAATCTCATCACGCTTAGCCTTTTAAAAGAAATCGCTTTCAAACAGCAACAACCCCTTAAAATTCTAGGCACTCATTTGACTTTAAAAATCGCCAAACTTTTAGAATGCGAAAAATATTTTGAAATCATTCCTGTTTTTGAAAATGTCCCTGCTTTTTATGATCTTAAAAAACAAGGCGTTTTTTGGGCGATGAAGGATTTTTTATGGTTGTTAAAAGCGCTTAAAAAGCACCAAATCAAGCGTTTGGTTTTAGAAAAACAAGATTTTAGAAGCGCTCTTTTATCCCAATTTGTTTCCATAACCACTCCAAATAAAGAAATTAAAAATGTTTATCAAAACCGCCAGGAGTTGTTTTCACAAATTTATGGGCATGTTTTTGATAACTCTTCATATTTGATGAGCTTAAAAAACCCCCAAAAAATTTTAATCAACCCTTTCACAAGAGAAAATGATAGAAATATTTCTTTAGAGCATTTGCAAATCATCTTAAAACTTTTAAAACCCTTTTCTGTTACGCTTTTAGATTTTGAAGAACGATACGCTTTTTTAAAAGATGAAGTCGCTCGCTATTGCACTAAAACCAGTTTAGAGGAGGTTAAAAACCTCATTTTAGAAAGCGATTTGTATATAGGGGGGGATTCGTTTTTGATCCATTTAGCTTACTATTTAAAGAAAAATTATTTTATCTTTTTTTATAGGGATAATGACGATTTCATGCCGCCTAATTGCAAGAGTGAAAATTTTTTAAAAGCCCATAAAAGCCCTTTTATAGAACAGGATTTAGCCAAAAAATTCCGCCATTTGGGGCTATTATAATATTGTGTTATACTTCTAAAATCAATTTTGCTTGTTAGGACATTTATGAAAAATATTAGAAATATCGCTGTAATCGCGCATGTTGATCATGGAAAAACCACTTTAGTAGATGGCTTGCTTTCTCAATCTGGCACATTTAGTGAGAGGGAAAAAGTGGATGAAAGGGTGATGGATAGCAATGACTTAGAAAGAGAAAGAGGTATTACTATTCTTTCTAAAAACACCGCTATTTATTATAAAGACACT
This region includes:
- a CDS encoding glycosyltransferase family 9 protein; amino-acid sequence: MHIACLLALGDNLITLSLLKEIAFKQQQPLKILGTHLTLKIAKLLECEKYFEIIPVFENVPAFYDLKKQGVFWAMKDFLWLLKALKKHQIKRLVLEKQDFRSALLSQFVSITTPNKEIKNVYQNRQELFSQIYGHVFDNSSYLMSLKNPQKILINPFTRENDRNISLEHLQIILKLLKPFSVTLLDFEERYAFLKDEVARYCTKTSLEEVKNLILESDLYIGGDSFLIHLAYYLKKNYFIFFYRDNDDFMPPNCKSENFLKAHKSPFIEQDLAKKFRHLGLL
- a CDS encoding class I SAM-dependent methyltransferase produces the protein MPSNALTIEEIARLINVSHSSVHNWIKTNLLEKLEIDRKIYVKTSSFLDFCHNHLGKNKLNKYANKSLKGTHNHQELILKYLEILENSSDLENLGSYYEEELSNTTRNLEGIYYTPNKIIEQLFTLPKDFDTSQAAFCDPAVGSGNFVMHALKLGFKVENIYGYDTDAFAVALTKKRIKERYDLDCPNIVQKDFLSLKHTPQFDCIFTNPPWGKKYHQNQKENFKQRFNLSQSLDSASLFFMASLDCLKENAHLGLLLPESCLNIDVFKKMREMALKFQIRSLIDFNKPFKSLMTKAVGLALKKTPNKNQKISCVYQNKSFKRSPSSFLNNPKKIFNIHCSSKENKILDHLFSIPYITLKNNAHFALGIVTGNNKERLHSKQEKNTIPIFRGSDILKDRLKAPSQFIDADLKNCQQVAPLSLYQAKEKIVYKFISSKLVCFYDNKQRLFLNSTNMFVLKENFPINAHALKELLNSDLMQFIFESLFKTHKILRKDLECLPLFAQFINDNFDEKFYLKNLGIEKKDSKHFTIRKNHAHRLSFGVRG